One window from the genome of Pyxicephalus adspersus chromosome 6, UCB_Pads_2.0, whole genome shotgun sequence encodes:
- the LOC140332660 gene encoding olfactory receptor 6E1-like, with the protein MYFFLSNLAFLDISFTSAIVPKVLFNLISGRKTISFYGCLAQSYIYFLLGTTEFLLLAMMSFDRYVAICHPLRYSTIMKPKLCLKMIICSWLGGFMDTIAQTILTYRLPFCGSNVINHYFCDVAPLLRLACGDTHIIEMLDFILASSLVLGSLFFSLVSYGCIIYAIMKISSAFGRKKTFSTCASHLTVVFIVYGSCIFMCCRPSENSKVDSTKIVALLNSIVTPLLNPFIYSFRNKTFKDALKRTLKNRVQFQSQKL; encoded by the coding sequence ATGTACTTTTTTCTGAGTAATCTAGCATTTCTTGACATTAGTTTTACATCTGCTATTGTACCTAAAGTGCTTTTTAATTTAATCAGTGGGAGAAAGACAATATCTTTTTATGGGTGCCTTGCTCAGTCATATATCTATTTTCTGTTGGGTACAACTGAGTTTCTGCTTCTGGCAATGATGTCTTTTGATCGCTATGTTGCAATTTGCCATCCTTTACGATACAGCACCATCATGAAACCAAAGCTATGCTTGAAGATGATTATTTGTTCCTGGCTGGGAGGCTTTATGGACACAATTGCTCAGACTATCCTTACATACCGCCTGCCATTTTGTGGTTCAAATGTTATTAACCACTACTTCTGTGATGTGGCACCTTTGCTTAGGTTGGCCTGTGGAGACACACATATTATTGAGATGCTAGACTTTATACTGGCTTCCTCTTTGGTCTTAggatctttgtttttttccttagtCTCATATGGCTGCATCATATATGCTATAATGAAAATATCATCAGCTtttggaagaaagaagacattcTCTACTTGTGCGTCCCACCTCACTGTTGTATTTATCGTCTATGGCAGTTGTATCTTCATGTGTTGCCGTCCTTCTGAAAATTCCAAAGTTGATTCCACAAAAATTGTTGCATTGCTCAACAGCATAGTGACACCACTTCTTAATCCTTTCATCTATAGCTTCAGGAACAAGACCTTTAAGGATGCACTCAAACGCACATTGAAAAACAGAGTGCAATTTCAGAGCCAAAAACTTTaa
- the LOC140332661 gene encoding olfactory receptor 6E1-like — MSIIAAIWLDRRLHIAMYFFLTSLAFLDIWFISSTVPKLLTILASNDRIISLPGCFLQFYFYVSLGTIEFYLLAVMSVDRYVAICHPLRYYSIISPKVCLWLVLVSWIFGFLTFIYPTVLLFGLSFCGPYKINHFFCDSSAVVAISCSDIKQFNVVFASFASAVILGSFILTLISYFNILITVLMIPSASGKIKAFSTCTSHFTVVSLVYGSAIFIYVRPVESSSPDLNKIVALLNSVLTPVLNPFIYSLRNKQVQQVFRDFEKRLALLK, encoded by the coding sequence ATGTCTATCATTGCAGCCATCTGGCTGGACAGACGTCTTCATATTGCCATGTACTTTTTCCTCACCAGCCTGGCTTTCTTGGACATTTGGTTTATATCATCCACAGTCCCAAAACTGCTCACTATCTTGGCTTCAAATGACAGGATCATTTCTTTACCTGGATGCtttctgcaattttatttttatgtttccctTGGAACTATAGAATTCTATCTTTTGGCTGTTATGTCAGTAGACCGGTATGTGGCAATCTGTCACCCACTCAGGTACTATTCAATCATCTCTCCAAAGGTCTGCCTTTGGTTGGTCTTAGTGTCATGGATATTTGGCTTTCTTACTTTCATCTACCCCACAGTTCTCCTGTTTGGTCTTTCTTTTTGTGGCCCAtataaaatcaatcattttttttgtgacagCTCAGCAGTGGTGGCGATCAGTTGCTCAGATATAAAACAGTTTAATGTGGTCTTTGCCAGTTTTGCTTCGGCTGTAATTTTGGGCTCATTCATACTTACTTTGATTTCCTACTTCAACATTCTCATCACTGTCCTAATGATACCCTCGGCTAGTGGGAAAATCAAAGCTTTTTCCACATGTACTTCTCATTTCACAGTGGTCTCATTAGTCTATGGCAGTGCTATCTTCATATATGTACGTCCAGTTGAAAGTTCTTCTCCTGACCTAAATAAAATTGTGGCTCTTCTTAATAGTGTCCTGACACCAGTCCTAAATCCATTTATATACAGTCTGAGAAATAAGCAGGTCCAACAGGTTTTCAGAGATTTTGAGAAAAGGCtggctttattaaaataa